One Haliaeetus albicilla chromosome 11, bHalAlb1.1, whole genome shotgun sequence genomic window carries:
- the NANOS1 gene encoding nanos homolog 1 — protein MEAFPGAKLEQHRHLPPVECLPGARYGGRSHSACGNVFNSWNDYLGLATLITKAVRPGKGFGAEPPSVVVAAAVPPAEEEEEEEEEEEEAAGPYFEGALDLHDLDLCGHHHHHHHHHHHHGEGLLEERFADFSPFPGRGGPAAVVFDCSGEHPGREGSPHAWGGVVVAGRLPTHPRVSSRLLKPELQVCVFCRNNKEAVALYTTHILKGPDGRVLCPVLRRYTCPLCGASGDNAHTIKYCPLSKMQAAKQLKHARTALGKKGR, from the coding sequence ATGGAGGCTTTTCCCGGTGCCAAACTGGAGCAGCACCGGCACCTCCCGCCCGTGGAGTGCCTGCCGGGCGCCCGCTACGGCGGCCGGAGTCACAGCGCCTGCGGGAACGTCTTCAACTCCTGGAACGACTACCTGGGGTTGGCCACGCTCATCACCAAGGCCGTGCGCCCCGGCAAGGGTTTCGGAGCCGAGCCCCCCTCGGTGGTGGTGGCGGCTGCCGTGCCGCCggccgaggaggaggaagaggaggaggaggaggaggaagaggcggCGGGGCCGTACTTCGAGGGCGCGCTGGACTTGCACGACCTGGACCTGTGCGGgcatcaccaccaccatcatcatcaccaccaccaccacggcGAGGGTCTGCTGGAGGAGCGCTTCGCCGACTTCAGCCCCTTCCCCGGACGCGGCGGTCCCGCCGCCGTCGTTTTCGATTGCTCGGGAGAACACCCGGGCCGGGAGGGCTCGCCCCACGCATGGGGCGGCGTGGTAGTGGCTGGCCGGTTACCGACCCACCCGCGGGTCTCCTCCCGGTTGCTCAAACCCGAGCTGCAGGTCTGCGTCTTCTGCCGAAACAACAAGGAGGCCGTGGCTCTCTACACCACCCACATCCTCAAGGGACCCGACGGCCGCGTCCTCTGCCCGGTGCTGCGGCGTTACACCTGCCCCCTCTGCGGTGCCAGCGGTGACAATGCCCACACCATCAAGTACTGTCCCCTCTCCAAAATGCAGGCGGCCAAACAGCTCAAACACGCCCGGACCGCCCTGGGGAAGAAGGGCCGTTAA